TCTGCCAGCGCAGAGACTGGTGTGTGCTACCTTCACTTCTGTCTGGCTTCACCTTTTTTGGTATGGAAGTCTTAGATTGGTGGAGATTAAACAGAAAATCCAGGAAGGAGCTAGTGTCCAGTAAAGCACCTGATTTATTTGCCTTTTCTGGGTTTTCCCAGGTGAgattctcctcccttctcctccccttccctcccccaccccctccctctcttgccctGACATttgtcccctcttctcccctcccctcctttcatTCTGAACTACCCTGCCAGCCTTCTTGgttactagaaagaaaacaaactggtTTTAAATCAACTTCAGTTTCCCCGACCAAAGAATGGACAAAATACACAAGCATTTACGTAGGCATGTCTTTTTACAGATGTAGAAGACCTTGATGCTGATGCAAAGCTTTGCACCTCATTAGCAAGGGAGTCTCTTGAAGGGCCCAGGCGGCCAATATCTAAAAGCCCTATagcacacaatgaaaaaaaaagggggaggggatgtcCTATACCAGTCCTAATGACCCGGCACTGTCCAAATGAGGGCCAAGGCTGTAGATGTAATTCAATACCGGAGCATGTGTTTGGCAAGTTCAAACTCTGGGTTTTATCCCCAGtgcaaacacccccccccacacacacacaccccacacacccatgtgtgcatgtgcacactggCAGGTGCACACGTATACCAGGTTGGAATCAACTTTCCTGTTTTACCTGAAAGTCAAGATGTGGTTGGTAGACAACAGGCAGCACCGGACCCACATAGGGAGGGAGGCCTGTTCCAGCCAGCAGGCCTTATTGAGCCAATCTAGATGATGTCCTCACATAGAGGACAATCCATGCCCTCTTAGTcgttgtcccctcccccaccagagtGCTAACCCACATAATCACAAGTGACAAAAGGACTGTTGTTTTAAGCCACCAAGTTTTGGTGTGCTTTGCTACACAGCTGTAACTAGGCTAGACAGATGCCAGGCTGGAAAGATTTACAGACAGACGTGATTAATCGTCTCCAAGTGTTCGCTTACATTTCCCTGTCAGAAGAGGTccacagaggaggggagggggagagaaggggctgAGGCAAACGTAGACAACTGAGTCAGTATGAAGAAGAAAGCCAGGTTTGTGGCTGGAGGGTCACTGGCATATGGCACTTATTCaaaaaagcatttgtcacatAAGCAAGTGAACTCACGAGACAACCAGCTTTCCTGCTTTTCTTATCTCCAGCCTATCTGAAAAATACATTCTTCCCAGCTCTGTCAGCTGGTCTCTTGTTTATTGTGTGAGTCACTTCAAGCAGTGTTTGTTCACTGAGTTTAAAGAGTGTTTCCCTGGTGAATGTGAAGGTGGGCTAGACAAAGGTGGGGGGGGCACCTTTGTGCCAAACACTCTTAAAGCACCCTTAGAGGATCTGCACGTCGTTGGTAATTTCTCCGTGTTTAGGCTTTACACATTCCCgatgtttattttcttgtaaaTAAGCAAAGACACTGGAGGACGTGTTAATTTAACTACCCGACTGGCAGCTGTTCGACTTCTCTTGTACCTTGGCTGTCCCCGGACAGAACAACTGTCAAGCAGTCCACTGAGTTACCCTGAAGCTGACGGTCATGCTGTTCTCCACAGATCTCTTGAGAAAAACCTACAATTGCAGCTGCTTGCTTTGACTCCCGGAAGTGACACTTTGGGACTTCAGGCCTGGTTCACTTtataccaacttttttttttttttttttaatgacaaaccTCAGTGAGCCCTAGATGGCCCTGCAGCTGTCCCCACCTAGGTGAGAGGCGAAGCACCTCTCCGGGTAGACCAACAGAAGCACCTCTGAGACTGGAACTCAAGGAAGGGCTGTGCTGATTGGTACAAATGTAACCTTCATTTGCATGTGAAGTTTGTTGTGATTGGTGGAAACCACCTCTTCTCTGGCTCTAGAAACGTGGTTGAGTACACTTGATGAATCAGCCAAgagatccccaccccacccccacccaataCTGTCTGTCCTGATGttaaacacaaaaaacaaacaaaaaaagggccTAAAAAAAGGGCTTGTTTTGGGTGGTCCTTTCTTGTCCAGTTGTAGAAGTGTGGGCTGAGCCTGGAGCAGGATAAAAATTAGCAGAGCAGAGTGACCCGGATGCAGAGACACCAACAAAACAGCAGAAGCAGAAATGGTTGAACCACCGGTTGGCAGGCCAAGCTGCGAAGAGCAGCAGGCAGCCCGCTGCTTAACTGCTTTAGAATAGTGGCGGAGGAGTTAAAGAGAATGACTTGGGCTGGAGCATggcgggaggcagagggaggattcagaactgaagaagaaggaagaccataagTGTCAGCAAAGAGAAACTGTAGGTCCTGGTCCCCAGAGAAGTTTCAGAGAGTTCTCAAACCTTTAAGGCAAAGGGCCTCAGCCTCTCCAAATCCAGGAGCTGTAACAGTGGCCAGTCAAAAGCCAAGGAATCGTGCAATGCCTGCTTCTGCCAAGAGCTAAGGAGTCCCATTCTCGTCTTGCACAAATAGCTGTAACATGGAAGTTGGTATCTCCCTATGGGAACCCTGCTGGACTGTTCTAGAGGACACTGCCTGCTGCTGCATCCTCCCGCTGGTGCTGGCTCCTTACTGTCAAACCCAGAGGGATGTGACAAATGTCGAAGACCAGCACTGGAAGAGTTTCTTGCCTATGCACCATCTTGGTAGAGGAAAGCTTGGAATCCCACTAAGCTGATAGGTAAGGAGGGCCTTTAAAATTCTTCAGGGCATCTTATGATGCCTGGTCGAAAtagaatagaaatagaatattaaagcttcccattaaaaaaatgtttttagagttttcaatgtgtgtgtgtgtaacagaacacagatttttttttttaataaatgtaacttttgttctttttttttttaagatttatttatttattatatgtaagtacactgtagctgtcttcagacactctgggagtcggatcttgttacggatggttgtgagccaccatgtggttgctgggatttgaactctggaccttcgggagagcagtcgggtgctcttacccactgagccatctcaccagccccagaacaTGGATTTTAAGTGTACCATTTAAATCTTCCTCTGCAGATTCACAAACTAACCAACTTCTACTCAAATCAAATTCTAGAACATTTATGTCACCCTCAAAGACTCCCCCTGCTCCTTCACAGGGAGCCATTCCCCCTCTTGTTCTGACTTCTATTAGCCAACTTATTAACTTGCTCTTTGCCATCACATATGTGGAATCTAAACAAGTGTGAGTCTGACTTCTTTTCCCAAGCATGCTGGAGATGTATCTGGCTTGTATCAGGAGTCTGTTCCTTAGAATTGTGTTATTGCTCACAATTGATTTACCTGGTTGGTGACATTTAGGTAGATTCCAGCTTGAGTTTATTAAGTGTCTCACTGACACCTCTCTACTTCTCTTATGAGCATATGCACTTGTAGTTCATAGAGTTGAGCCTAGACtcaaatatatgttttctttctttcttttttttaaagaattatttattttatgtgtgtgagtacactatagttgtcttcagacaccccagaagagggcatcagatctattacagatggttgtgagccaccatgtggttgctgagaattgaactcaggacctctggaagagcagtcagtgctcttaactgaggagccatctctccagccctcaaatacATGTTTTCTTGAATAGAcaaactctctgtctctgtttctctgtctctgtctctctctctctttcactggCAATTTATAATGATATTTGGGTGCTCCATAGCACTGTAagaacttaatattttaatatatttgttatttttataatatgtaaatatttatatgttaatattttttcatattttatattttagttgttCTTTCTGGAATGCAGAGGCATTTTGCtgattgtttttagatttttaagttttattttatgtgaatgaatgtttgtTGGTCTGTGCTTCTGACACTTCAAAGTTCACCCCCACTGACACTCTTCCACCAATAATGCCACAACTACCCCAAGGCCATACATCctaatcttttcttaaaaaataatttacttgcgctggagagatggctcagcagttaagagcactgactgctcttccagaggtcctgagttcaaatcccagcaaccacatggtggctcacaaccatctgtaatgtaatctgatgccctcttctggggtgtctgaagccagctacagtgtacttacatataataaataaataaataaaaattccttaaaaaaataatttacttaattttatttcacagGCATTGGCGGTTTTGCATGCAttcctgtctgtgtgagggtatcacatcgggagttacagatagttgtgagctgccatgtaggtgttggcaattaaactctggtcctctgaaaaagcagccagtgctcttgaacatctctctagccctcaatggggggccattttcattcaaactccCACAACATGTTTGCCCACGAGTGATGATGCTCTGGCTGGAAAGGCTGTATGCTCTGACAGGTGCTTACAGTTCTCAGTTGTTCCCCTCCGGGATCCTTTTCCTACCTCTTTCAGTTTGCACGCTGCGtatcaacatacatacatacatacatacatacatacatacatacatacaattcaCTTTCTCTTGCCGGTGTTGGgatgaacccaggaccttgcacgtGTTAAGTACGTATTCTACCTTCCTTGAACCCTCCCCAGACtaacatttctgattttctttcataAGTGTGCACAGTGAATTTTGGTCTTATTCACGCCCAGGACCCTCTCACGTCCCCTCCCATCCCtggttctcctcctcttcccaaccAGCTCCCCTGCTGCTTTCAGGACTTCCTCCTGCTTTTGTTTACtcagtttaattttgtttatatgaacGTGGGCGGGGGCCTGGGTACCTTACTTGTGGTTTCACGTGTGGTGTCTCCCTCCAGGAACCATTAACTGCCTAGAGCTCCTCAGAGAGGCGGGAGGCTTCATGAGCCCCGCCCACCGACCTGTGATGGGCAGTGGCTAGACCCAATCTGGTGCAAGGTTTTGTTAGCCCAGGTTCTTCCCAGCTTTGGCTTATGACCACAGAAAGGAAGTTTGATcaacttttgcttttatttcttgacAGGGTACCgaactcagcctcctgagtgttaggattgtGTACCCCAACACTTCTGCTCTTACAAAATGTTTCTTGTTTCATGTTACTCCTACCATATGATTTATGTCTGCTTATTTTGTAATActttttcattcaaaatattattttcattatgacGATATGATCACGATACTCAAAGtaagaaagaataaacaagaaaaaaagcctTTATTTCCCTCCTGTGATTGAGGCTTCAAGGGTATGTCACCTTGCCCGTCCCTCACACGTATTCAAGAGCTCTTGCCAAATGCTAGTTCCAGCTCAGACCTtaagttggaggcaggaggcgCGGCCTCCAGCAGCGCGCACACAGCGCCTCCTTGAAGCTCTGGGAGGTATCATAGAACAGTAGGATGCAGGAGGGGCCGAGGTCCCAAGGAAGGGATGTTGGGGAAGGGGCGTTGGAGCAGGCGAGCTGCGGATCTCCTGAGGCTCCGAGGTCACCCGAATGCTGTGCCCACCGGACTCCGGGTCCTGGGCGTCTTCAACAGCGGCTGGGTTGGCGGGACCCACGCGGATCCAGCTCACATCGCGCGAGACTCTCAAcgcctcttccctcccctctctgctttcGCGCGACGAGTTCCGCATCTTTATCACCGCTCCCCTTGGGGGGGAGGGTGGCGGCCCAGGCCGCCGGTTGTCCCCAGTTGGAGCAGGTGCCTGGATGCCGCGCCAGGTTGGGGGCTGGATGTTCGGATGAACCCTGTGACTTTGgcggcctcagtttccccaggatGACTGCCCTCGTACGTGTTCAGCCAAGAGGAGCGGGACAGAGCACCCACTACGCACCGCGAGCGCCCAGAGGAGTGCCTCCGCCCAAGTCCCACCTCCTAAGGCTCCAGTCTGTCCCTACCTCTCAGCACGTCTCCGCCCTGATCTCGATTTTCCTGGAGGTCGACCCAGGTAAAGCCCCACATGCCTTGTAGCCCCGAGCCTGTCGGGTGCGGACTTGACCGAGGCTTTCTCGACCGACCGCAGCTGGCACTGTGCTGGGAGGACACGCGCAGGCGGCCAGCCAGAAGCCGGAGGCAGCCTCCTCCCGGATGATTGGCCCCTGGGTCATCTCGCTTCAGCCTGCTTTGGTTCTAGGAGTTGGAAATGCTTAGCTTGAAGTCAATGTCCCCAATCtacgcttgccaccaagcctgaccacctgagttttctgtggaaggagagaagcagcttcACGGAAATTGTGCCTTGATCTCCACACGTGCGCTGTGGTACGCACGCGCCCACATCCCCCTCgtcctgtatcttttttttttcttttttttaatttaaaaataaatttaaatctcCAATATACCGAAAACCACAGgtataaaaccaaataacaaacCAACCCCCTGGGAAGCACCACCCATATCTGCCCTGTTCCTAGTTCTTCAGTTTTGTCACCAGGTGTGCCTTTACAAGACATTACCAGGTCAGTCTTGTTCTTTTTAACCGTCTTAGGAatgtttgcagaaaaaaaaaaaaaaaaaaaaggaatgtttgCAGATTCCTTCTCCACCTCTTTCTTAGCATATGTCAGTGAGAGAAGCTGACCTGTAGAGATTTCCAGTCTGGAATCTATCGATTGCATTTTTACAGTGTAGTCCTGAAAGCTGACCCTGGATCTGATTTGCTTCGACTTCCGGTTCAGGGTTTTCGGTAAGACCCAGTGAGACCCTGGGGTGCTTCTTGCATTAGTAACCACATTtgtcagctttcttcttcttcttcttcttcttcttcttcttcttcttcttcttcttcttcttcttcttcttcttcttcttcttcttcttcttcttcttcttctNNNNNNNNNNNNNNNNNNNNNNNNNNNNNNNNNNNNNNNNNNNNNNNNNNNNNNNNNNNNNNNNNNNNNNNNNNNNNNNNNNNNNNNNNNNNNNNNNNNNNNNNNNNNNNNNNNNNNNNNNNNNNNNNNNNNNNNNNNNNNNNNNNNNNNNNNNNNNNNNNNNNNNNNNNNGCCTCCaagagttagtttttttttttttttttttaagagttagtTTTTTGTTACTGTAATAGAACACCTGAGACAATcaacataaaaagagaaaaggtttattttcacTCATGGTTTGAAGGTTTCAGTCTGTGGCTAGCTGGCCCCattgtttttgtctctgtggtGCACAGGCTGGAAGTCGCCCACCTCATGGCCgcagagaagcaaggagagggaggaaagacaagTCCCAGGATCCCCTTTTAGGCACACCACCCCACACCTCACACCTTTCTGCTTCTTAAAGGTTCCATCCTTGGCCAGGGTGTGGCTGCCTAGCCACCACTCATCCCGACTATGGCAGAGATGTCAGGTGAGCTTAGTGCCTATACTGACTTAGTTGTTGGTGTTTGTTGGAGGTAGGATGGCTAATGATGTGATTGCCTACCTGTCCGCCAGATAAACTTCATACAGCGATACTTCTCCCCTAGAGCAAAGGCAGGGCACATGCTTGTTTCTGGGCACGTAACCGTCTTCAAGAAAATCAGTTGCTACCCTGTGGTCCTTCAAAGACATCCAGTtctgggaatggagagatggtgtcttggttagggttttactgctgtgaacagatactatgaccaaataagaacaacatttaattgaggctggcttacaggttcagagcttcagtccattatcaacaaggcAGGAACTCGGCAGAATctggcaggcatggttcaggacacacctacttcaacaaggccatacttcctaatagtgccatttcctgatccaagcctatacaaaccatcacagatggctTGTAGTTAAGAGTGCCTGCtcctcttgtagaggacctggatttagtTTCCAGcactggcatggtggctcacagacatgcatgactccagttccaagggattccttttctgacttctacagggattaaaggcatgtgccaccactgcctggctgattaGAAAGCTTAAAAAAAAGTGGGGTGGTAGTggagcatgtctttaatcccagcacttgggaggcagctcttgggaggcagaggcaggcagatttctgagttcgaggccagcctggtctacaaagtgagttccaggacagccagggctatacagagaaaNNNNNNNNNNNNNNNNNNNNNNNNNNNNNNNNNNNNNNNNNNNNNtccaggacaaccagggctacacagagaaaccctgtctggaaaaaacaaaacaaaacaaaaacaaacaaacaaaaaaatcagagagcTTTCGCGACTTTGGGATCAAATTTTGAGTTACAAAACAGCTGAGCTGAGTATACCTTTTGCTAAGGCGAGCTTCCTGAAACAGCTCACAGATGCAAAACTCACGTGCTGCTGTCACTAGAGTGGACAGTGTCCCACTGACAATGCTCCATGCAAGGGACAGTGTAGGCTCCCACAGAGCTGGGGCATGGCATCTTCCTGGCTTAGGGAGGATAAGATTACTCCTCTCTAGCCTCAAAATCTCCTACAACCAACAAAGGAACGAAACCAGGCACACAGAGTCTGCCTTTGACTAAAGGAGGAAGGCGGTAACGCTTTGATCTGCAAAACTCTGAAGAGATTGCTAAAGGAAGTAAGTGAGGGtgtggagaggaagagaaagcctGCGCTTACTGGAACTGAAGAAGCAAAGCAGCCTGTGTACTGAATGTGGAACCAAAATCATTGGGGAAAGCTGGAATAAAGAACTCAGGCTGGTGGCTCCGGGCCTCCTGATgtgttcctgaaaggaaagaattCAAGTCAAACAGAACTACACAGAACAACGAAACAAACATAACCTCCCTAAATACCTACATAGAGAAATGCCatcttgcagagagaggaggaagacctTTGGCAACCTGGGAAACAAAATTGGGCCAATTTCCTGCCATCACCCTTCTAAAGGCCAAGTACACCCTGTGTTGAGAGGGTCTCACCTGATTTGTGTTTGGGAGCCCACCCAGTAAGCTCAGAGACGTTCAGAGGACAGAAATCATTAACTATCCCTTGCTCAAGTCTTTACAGAGCTTGCAACAAGCCCAGAGAGCTATTCATCAGAAGACTCTAGAAACCACACTCAGAAGATNGACACTTGGTTAAGCCATTACCTGGCCTGACCACCATTCCTGCCATTCCTGGTGTAACCTGCTGTGTGTGTCCATGGGAATCTGCATAGGGGAACTATGCCGGGGTATCTTGGTGACTTTACACAGGCACTCTTCCCTTGAAGGTTCCCCAGGGTGATCTTATTAGACTTAGTGACCGTTGTAAGGATTGGAAATGTAGCTTATTGTTTGATTCCTTCTAATCCCAGCATGATATGGGGGCTCCAGTCCTGACCACTGCTGAGCTGAGGACGCTTAGGAACTGACATGCTTTCTAGCATTTGGACACTGAGGGGTTGGCTTCCGCTGCATGCTTGGCTTTTATCCCCTTAATTATCAAAGGAATTCTTGAAGGAATTGGAGCTTGGGGGCTTCCCACCTTAGGGGAGTCATGAGTTGTTTACACTAAGGAGACCCCACTTGTTTGCATTCTCACACAGATAATACCACAGGTGTTCatctgaggtggtttgaatatgctggtccagggagtggcactattaagtgtgccctattggagtaggtgtggccttattggaggactTGTGTCACTTTGGGAGTGGTCTTTGAGACCCTCGTCCCAGCTGCCGGGAAGACAATTTTctcctggctgtcttcagatcaagatgtataactcttggctccttctccagtgccatgtctgcctggactcctgccatgataatggtctgaacctctgaacctgtaagccagccccaattaaacattttcccttATAAGAACTGCcttgaaggactggagagatgactcaatggttaagagcaagcagactgctcttccgaaggtcctgagttcaattcccatcaaccacatggtgggtggctcacaaccatctgtaatggatctgatgccctcttctggtgtggctgaagacagcaacagtgcactcacataaataaaataaatacatctaaaaacaaaacaaaaacaaaacaaaacaaaaaactgcttcGAAGAGTTAGGAGAAAGATTGAGGGCCCCCGAATAGGAcagcaactccacaggaagaccaatagtctCAACTAATCTCGACCCTTGGGGGCTCCTAGATACTGAATCACCATCCAAAGAGAGAGCACAGGCTGGACCCAGGCctcttgcacatatgtagcaatgAGCAGCTTCGTCTTTATGTGGGCCTCCCAAACAACTGGAGAAGGGGCTGaccctgagcctgttgcctatCTGCCTTTCTGTGCATCCCGCACCCTTAAATGGACAGCCTTCTCTGTGGGACACAtctctcagtgggaaaggatgtgcctggACCCATA
The sequence above is drawn from the Mus pahari chromosome 8, PAHARI_EIJ_v1.1, whole genome shotgun sequence genome and encodes:
- the LOC110325212 gene encoding uncharacterized protein LOC110325212, with product MRNSSRESREGREEALRVSRDVSWIRVGPANPAAVEDAQDPESGGHSIRVTSEPQEIRSSPAPTPLPQHPFLGTSAPPASYCSMIPPRASRRRCVRAAGGRASCLQLKV